A stretch of Aureispira sp. CCB-E DNA encodes these proteins:
- a CDS encoding bifunctional UDP-N-acetylmuramoyl-tripeptide:D-alanyl-D-alanine ligase/alanine racemase: protein MDSINFDTNFWKQKLILIDSRKLIFPAQSIFFAIKGKLNDGHRFIDALYQQGVRHFVVSESISWEQYPMAQVITTPNVIQLLQDYAHYHRKQFDLPVVAITGSNGKTILKEWLFQLLEQDYTLIKSPKSYNSQIGVPLSVLAINGQHNLAIFEAGISKVGEMERLQKVITPTIGIFTNIGKAHASGFANLEEKIEEKLLLFKGVEVLIYSTNHSLIHQKIRAKFKHTPTRLWSWGASTEAQLPIYTQIRTNKTLVQIHWEHKITRMSIPFTNAAAIENCLHTIATLLYLGIPIQQLEQRMEKLSDVPMRLELKEGIHNSQIIDDSYNNDLEGLKIALDFLQQKHKTSSDYSKTLILSDIPELKKLPHYQLIGRLLQEHQIKKLIGIGPHLMQAQHYFKTIPETYFFETTDAFIAAIGSEVSFYQESILLKGARAFGFERIAQQLKQRIHGTVLEINLEAVTNNLQIYKNQLNPKTKLMVMVKASAYGSGSYEIAQLLQYNHVDYLGVAYVDEGVALRSRGIQLPIMVMNSAAYEFEILCKNRLEPVVYSFSMLKAFLHYLTTTDLKTPYPIHLELDTGMHRLGFVEQDIPNVLSILSKHKKQLNIKGIFSHLAASDTPQHEAFSKQQIDSFAHLANHLETTLEIKAIKHLLNSAGITRFPQHQFDMVRLGIGLYGIDPNQQLPLLQNVVCLKTSIAQIKTLDTKETVGYSRKGTLEQVSRIAVLSIGYADGFLRAFGNGNAQVKIHGQLAPTIGNICMDMCFVDVSHISAAQEGDEVILFDNVDMIQALATTLETIPYEILTNISDRVPRIFYEA, encoded by the coding sequence ATGGATTCGATTAACTTTGATACTAATTTTTGGAAACAAAAGCTCATCTTAATTGATAGTAGAAAATTAATTTTTCCTGCACAAAGTATCTTTTTTGCAATTAAAGGAAAGCTCAATGACGGGCATCGTTTTATCGATGCGCTTTACCAACAAGGTGTTCGGCATTTTGTTGTTAGTGAATCGATCTCTTGGGAACAATACCCCATGGCTCAAGTTATAACAACTCCTAATGTCATCCAACTTTTGCAAGACTATGCGCATTATCATCGAAAACAATTTGACCTACCAGTTGTAGCAATTACAGGAAGTAACGGAAAAACGATTTTAAAAGAATGGCTTTTCCAATTATTAGAACAAGATTATACCTTGATCAAAAGCCCTAAAAGTTATAACTCACAAATAGGCGTCCCCCTCTCTGTACTTGCCATCAATGGGCAACACAACTTGGCTATCTTTGAAGCAGGCATTTCAAAAGTGGGTGAAATGGAGCGATTACAAAAAGTGATAACTCCCACCATCGGTATTTTCACCAATATAGGCAAAGCACATGCTAGTGGTTTTGCTAACCTAGAGGAAAAGATAGAAGAAAAACTATTGCTATTTAAAGGAGTCGAGGTACTTATTTATAGTACCAACCATTCGCTAATCCATCAAAAAATTAGAGCAAAATTCAAGCACACCCCTACCCGACTTTGGTCTTGGGGAGCTTCAACAGAAGCTCAATTGCCCATTTATACACAAATAAGGACAAATAAAACGCTTGTGCAAATTCATTGGGAGCATAAAATTACCCGAATGTCGATTCCTTTTACCAATGCCGCAGCTATTGAAAATTGCTTGCATACTATTGCAACCTTGCTTTATTTGGGCATTCCTATTCAGCAACTAGAACAACGCATGGAGAAATTGAGTGACGTTCCCATGCGTCTGGAACTAAAAGAGGGGATTCATAACTCGCAGATTATTGACGATAGTTATAACAATGATTTAGAAGGTCTGAAAATTGCCTTAGATTTTTTACAGCAAAAACACAAAACTAGTTCGGACTATAGCAAAACTTTAATTTTATCAGACATCCCAGAGCTAAAAAAACTTCCACATTATCAACTAATTGGACGCTTACTTCAGGAGCATCAAATTAAAAAGTTGATTGGTATTGGTCCTCATCTAATGCAAGCCCAACATTATTTTAAGACCATACCAGAAACCTATTTCTTTGAAACAACAGATGCGTTTATCGCTGCAATTGGTTCCGAGGTTTCTTTTTATCAAGAAAGTATTCTGCTCAAAGGAGCTAGAGCATTTGGTTTTGAGCGAATTGCACAACAACTAAAACAACGTATCCATGGAACCGTCTTGGAAATCAACTTAGAAGCCGTGACCAACAACCTCCAAATCTATAAAAATCAGCTCAACCCCAAAACTAAGCTAATGGTCATGGTTAAAGCTTCTGCCTATGGTAGCGGTTCTTACGAAATTGCACAACTACTACAATACAATCATGTTGATTATTTGGGAGTAGCCTATGTTGACGAAGGGGTAGCGCTGCGATCAAGAGGTATTCAACTGCCCATTATGGTTATGAATAGTGCCGCCTATGAGTTTGAGATCTTGTGCAAAAATAGATTAGAGCCTGTTGTTTATAGTTTTAGTATGTTAAAGGCTTTTTTACATTATTTAACGACCACTGACCTAAAAACCCCTTATCCAATTCACTTAGAATTAGACACAGGAATGCATCGTTTGGGCTTTGTGGAACAGGACATTCCGAATGTATTAAGCATTCTCAGTAAACACAAAAAACAATTGAATATCAAGGGCATTTTTTCTCACCTTGCAGCATCTGATACACCACAACATGAGGCATTCTCAAAGCAACAAATTGATAGTTTTGCCCATCTAGCCAATCATCTGGAAACAACTCTAGAGATCAAAGCTATTAAGCACTTACTCAATTCCGCTGGCATTACTCGTTTTCCGCAGCACCAATTTGATATGGTTCGTTTGGGCATTGGTTTATATGGCATTGATCCAAATCAACAATTACCATTACTACAAAATGTCGTTTGCCTAAAAACAAGTATTGCTCAAATAAAAACATTAGACACCAAAGAAACCGTAGGTTATAGTCGCAAAGGAACCCTTGAGCAAGTTAGTCGGATTGCCGTTTTATCCATTGGGTACGCAGATGGTTTTTTGAGAGCTTTTGGTAATGGCAATGCACAAGTAAAAATTCATGGACAGCTCGCTCCTACTATTGGCAATATTTGTATGGATATGTGCTTTGTAGATGTTAGCCATATTTCAGCGGCACAAGAAGGAGATGAAGTTATTTTGTTTGATAATGTCGATATGATTCAAGCTTTAGCGACTACGCTAGAGACCATTCCTTATGAAATATTAACCAACATCAGCGATCGAGTACCTCGCATTTTTTATGAAGCTTAA
- a CDS encoding GNAT family N-acetyltransferase: protein MEAYELITLNEWNIDTEHICCAFTNKNCAEGYQAKKNWLKGQFKDGYTFKKFNIRGKVFIEYVPAEKGWVPIDAPNYMLINCFWVSGKYKGQGLGTRLYEACLEDARDKDGLVVVTAKKKQPFMSEKKFFNKKGFQLCDTALPYFELWYYPFHADAVVPTFKTIAKQGICDVPQGLSVYYTNACPFTEYYANIELVEAAKKRGIPIQIHRLATKEQAQNHFVPHTIYSVFYNGQFVTQQMLTEKSIDKYITK, encoded by the coding sequence ATGGAAGCATATGAATTGATTACACTAAATGAGTGGAATATAGATACGGAGCATATTTGTTGTGCATTTACCAATAAGAATTGTGCAGAAGGCTATCAAGCCAAAAAAAATTGGTTGAAAGGACAGTTTAAAGATGGGTATACGTTCAAGAAGTTTAATATTAGGGGCAAGGTATTTATAGAGTATGTTCCTGCTGAAAAAGGATGGGTGCCCATTGATGCCCCAAATTATATGTTAATCAATTGTTTTTGGGTTTCTGGGAAATACAAAGGGCAAGGATTGGGAACACGACTTTATGAAGCTTGTCTAGAAGATGCTAGGGATAAAGATGGGCTTGTAGTTGTAACCGCAAAAAAGAAACAGCCTTTTATGTCTGAAAAGAAATTTTTTAATAAAAAAGGTTTTCAGCTGTGCGATACGGCCTTGCCGTACTTCGAATTATGGTACTATCCATTTCATGCAGATGCTGTTGTCCCAACGTTCAAAACAATCGCCAAACAAGGGATTTGCGATGTTCCGCAAGGTTTGAGTGTTTATTATACGAATGCTTGTCCATTTACAGAGTATTATGCGAATATAGAACTAGTAGAAGCTGCTAAAAAGCGAGGTATTCCTATTCAAATTCATAGATTGGCAACCAAAGAACAAGCCCAAAATCACTTTGTTCCTCATACTATTTACAGCGTTTTTTATAACGGTCAATTTGTAACGCAACAAATGTTAACCGAAAAATCTATTGACAAGTATATTACCAAATAA
- a CDS encoding glycosyl hydrolase family 18 protein has protein sequence MLIALFALFQVPSFAQSNNNAPVVLGYFPSWSENWVSNNQNSKLREIPSYVNHVFLAFAKPDLRYTKGSYDISQTGIQVPYDGCTLKESIGALNNKGTKVILSIGGETYWTSNTIYNDINYQQIKDLVDDMGFAGIDWDFEPNGSFANIGSATNVQHFIDFFTNSRAIMPRSQGYIMACAPSGVGALGGQLNDDPSSPFAFANRNTLTGETDAQLYQGTAQTNGINLFGFSATGHMIPVMKAVGNEIDLIAFQGYNAGGSTNRSIMYDAYAHYAEQYGFKIAAGVHYPNEPWGPYYTYTHANVASLSDHIENHPNRAGDGDGIMIWQLLMSGSNSSAYSYLNVASSVLNGTAPANAVADANNFAMEPYSGGADDCNGAGNGGGGGGNGAIYCGHASYNPANSYPSPNTNVYYQCKIWSNQWYANPNEVPGSNPVWVEISPCTEDSSCIGNGGGGNGGGNGNGGGNGNGGAYCGHNAYDNSIAYPTPNTNVYYQCKIWKNQWYANPNEVPGSNSVWVEVSTCTADSSCSGNGSGNNSGGSGSGNGSSPTYCGHTEYNSANAYPTPNTNVYYQCKIWKNQWYANPNEMPGSNPVWVEVSTCNNGPNCTSARLSAPQWSIANQVLSIRNVSEKQTIYVFDALGQVHYTTTTSSDITIDLSRLAVGTYWISAIDTQGNRTINTLLKIN, from the coding sequence ATGCTAATTGCATTATTTGCCCTGTTTCAAGTACCTAGTTTTGCGCAATCAAACAACAATGCACCTGTTGTCTTAGGTTATTTCCCATCTTGGTCAGAGAACTGGGTTTCAAACAATCAAAATTCAAAATTAAGGGAAATTCCTTCTTATGTCAATCACGTTTTTCTTGCTTTTGCCAAACCCGATTTGCGATATACTAAGGGATCTTATGACATTAGTCAAACAGGCATTCAAGTTCCTTATGACGGTTGTACACTAAAAGAGAGTATTGGGGCACTCAACAACAAGGGAACGAAAGTGATTCTGTCCATTGGAGGAGAAACATATTGGACCAGTAACACCATTTATAACGACATTAATTATCAGCAAATCAAAGATTTGGTAGACGATATGGGATTTGCAGGCATCGACTGGGATTTTGAGCCCAACGGTTCTTTTGCCAATATCGGAAGTGCTACAAACGTACAGCATTTTATTGATTTCTTCACCAACTCTAGAGCTATCATGCCTCGTTCTCAGGGATACATTATGGCTTGCGCTCCTAGTGGTGTTGGTGCTTTGGGCGGTCAGCTAAATGATGATCCTAGTTCTCCTTTTGCCTTTGCCAATCGCAATACCCTAACAGGAGAAACCGATGCTCAACTATACCAAGGTACTGCCCAAACTAACGGTATCAATTTATTTGGTTTTAGTGCAACAGGTCATATGATTCCTGTTATGAAAGCTGTTGGTAACGAAATTGATTTAATTGCTTTTCAAGGCTACAATGCAGGAGGGAGTACCAATCGCTCTATCATGTACGATGCCTACGCGCACTATGCAGAACAATATGGATTTAAAATTGCTGCCGGTGTCCATTATCCCAATGAACCATGGGGGCCGTATTACACTTATACACATGCCAACGTTGCTTCTTTATCAGACCATATAGAAAATCATCCAAATCGTGCAGGGGATGGAGATGGTATTATGATTTGGCAACTATTAATGTCTGGTAGTAATAGTTCTGCATACTCCTACCTAAACGTTGCAAGCAGTGTCTTAAATGGAACTGCTCCTGCCAATGCCGTTGCTGATGCTAATAATTTTGCCATGGAGCCTTATAGTGGTGGTGCAGATGACTGCAATGGTGCTGGTAATGGTGGCGGCGGTGGTGGCAATGGCGCTATTTACTGCGGTCATGCTTCCTATAATCCTGCCAATAGCTACCCTAGTCCTAATACCAATGTTTATTACCAATGCAAAATTTGGAGCAACCAATGGTATGCCAATCCGAACGAAGTGCCTGGATCAAACCCTGTTTGGGTAGAAATTAGCCCTTGCACAGAAGATAGCAGCTGTATTGGCAATGGCGGCGGTGGTAACGGTGGCGGAAATGGTAACGGGGGTGGCAATGGCAATGGTGGTGCTTATTGTGGTCACAATGCCTATGACAATAGTATTGCGTATCCTACACCTAACACGAATGTTTATTACCAATGTAAAATTTGGAAGAACCAATGGTACGCTAATCCAAATGAAGTGCCTGGATCAAATTCTGTTTGGGTAGAAGTGAGTACTTGTACAGCGGACAGTAGTTGTTCGGGTAATGGCAGTGGCAACAATAGTGGCGGAAGTGGCAGTGGTAATGGTAGTAGTCCTACCTATTGCGGTCATACAGAATATAATAGCGCCAATGCCTATCCGACACCGAATACCAATGTTTATTATCAATGTAAAATTTGGAAGAACCAATGGTATGCCAACCCTAATGAGATGCCTGGATCAAATCCTGTTTGGGTAGAAGTGAGTACTTGTAATAATGGTCCAAATTGTACATCTGCACGCCTATCAGCGCCACAATGGTCTATTGCTAACCAAGTGCTAAGCATCCGAAACGTTTCTGAAAAGCAAACCATCTATGTTTTTGATGCGTTGGGACAAGTCCATTACACCACTACTACTTCATCTGATATTACAATTGATTTGAGTAGATTAGCAGTTGGAACTTACTGGATCTCAGCAATTGATACGCAAGGAAACAGAACCATCAATACTTTACTAAAAATCAACTAA
- a CDS encoding sigma 54-interacting transcriptional regulator, with the protein MKSIQTFGELKKSGYQSKSIKDELRDNLIAKIKNKETIFKGVWGYENTVIPELERAILSRHNINLLGLRGQAKTRLARLMVQLLDEWMPIVAGSEINDDPFHPISRFAIDLLEEKGDDTPIAWVHRAERFAEKLATPDVTVADLIGDVDPIKAATMKLTYADDRVIHFGMIPRANRCIFVINELPDLQARIQVALFNILQEGDIQIRGFKLRMPLDVQFIFTANPEDYTNRGSIVTPLKDRIGSQILTHYPENIAVARTITEQEAQLDDRQSETIHVPSLAKDLLEQISFQARVSDYIDVKSGISARMSITAFENLLSTAERRALKNGDEKTSIRLSDFMGVIPSITGKVELVYEGEQEGAAFVAETLIGEAIVTLFSTLFPKISKLERPDTVSPYHDVLEFFFEESGFELLDELPEKEYHAQLDKITPLTELIKKYQPNISKEDSYFLKEFVLWGLVEHKKLSKDRFTEGYQFKDLLGSYLSGLQ; encoded by the coding sequence ATGAAATCAATTCAAACATTCGGTGAATTAAAAAAATCAGGCTATCAGAGTAAATCTATCAAAGATGAGCTTAGAGATAACTTGATTGCAAAAATTAAAAATAAAGAAACCATTTTTAAAGGAGTCTGGGGATACGAAAATACGGTAATTCCAGAACTAGAGCGAGCTATTTTATCTCGTCATAATATTAATTTGCTAGGTTTGCGTGGTCAAGCCAAAACTCGTTTGGCTCGTTTGATGGTGCAACTTTTAGATGAATGGATGCCAATTGTTGCAGGTTCTGAAATTAATGATGACCCCTTCCATCCTATTTCTAGATTTGCCATTGATTTGTTGGAAGAAAAGGGAGACGATACTCCGATTGCATGGGTACACCGAGCAGAACGCTTTGCTGAAAAGCTAGCTACTCCCGATGTAACAGTTGCCGATTTGATTGGCGATGTTGATCCCATCAAAGCTGCTACCATGAAACTAACGTATGCTGACGATAGAGTGATTCATTTTGGTATGATTCCTCGTGCGAATCGTTGTATTTTTGTTATTAACGAACTACCAGATCTACAAGCTCGGATTCAAGTGGCACTGTTCAATATTTTACAAGAAGGAGACATTCAAATTCGAGGGTTTAAATTAAGAATGCCTTTGGACGTTCAATTTATATTTACAGCTAATCCTGAAGATTATACTAATAGAGGTAGCATTGTAACACCACTCAAAGATAGAATAGGTTCTCAAATCCTAACGCACTATCCAGAAAATATTGCTGTAGCTAGAACCATCACTGAACAAGAGGCTCAATTAGATGATCGTCAATCTGAAACAATCCATGTTCCTTCTTTAGCCAAGGATTTACTTGAACAAATCAGTTTTCAAGCTAGAGTAAGTGACTACATTGATGTAAAAAGTGGAATTAGTGCTAGAATGAGTATTACAGCGTTTGAAAATTTATTGAGTACAGCCGAACGCCGTGCATTAAAAAATGGAGATGAAAAAACGTCCATTCGCCTAAGCGACTTTATGGGAGTCATTCCTTCTATCACAGGAAAAGTGGAGTTGGTTTATGAAGGAGAGCAAGAAGGAGCTGCTTTTGTTGCCGAAACTCTAATTGGCGAGGCTATCGTAACCTTGTTTAGCACATTATTTCCTAAAATATCAAAACTAGAGCGTCCAGATACAGTAAGCCCTTATCATGATGTTTTAGAATTTTTCTTTGAAGAAAGTGGTTTTGAGTTGTTAGATGAGTTGCCAGAAAAAGAATACCATGCTCAACTAGATAAGATTACACCTTTAACTGAACTAATTAAAAAATATCAACCCAATATCTCAAAAGAAGACAGCTATTTCTTAAAAGAGTTTGTTTTGTGGGGCTTGGTCGAACATAAAAAATTAAGCAAAGATCGATTTACCGAAGGCTATCAGTTCAAAGACTTGTTAGGTTCCTATTTAAGTGGTCTGCAATAA
- a CDS encoding VWA domain-containing protein: MANRKGFIFKEYEAPHQEPFDRLLEIFKELITYTSGDVEETLDWMRQLDKEYQLTTPEYTLEDFEEDLKKKGYIKEENNPKDGRGQLSITAKTERAIRQQALNQIFGKLKRSGSGNHKTKHTGQGDEHNGEFRNYNYGDSLERISMTESLRNAQINNGIGDFKLTEDDLVVEETSFKAQMSTVLMIDISHSMILYGEDRITPAKKVAMALAELITTRYPKDTLDILVFGNDAWSISIKDLPYLKVGPYHTNTVAGLQLAMDMLRRKRNTNKQIFMITDGKPSCIREKDGSYYKNSFGLDKYIVNKCYNMAAQARKLHIPITTFMIAQDPHLMNFVEQFTKSNQGKAFYTGLKGLGEMIFTDYEQNRKKRIR; the protein is encoded by the coding sequence ATGGCCAATAGAAAGGGATTTATTTTCAAAGAATACGAAGCTCCTCATCAGGAACCTTTTGATAGATTATTAGAAATTTTCAAAGAGTTGATTACATATACTTCTGGAGATGTGGAAGAAACACTAGACTGGATGCGGCAACTGGACAAAGAATACCAACTAACCACTCCTGAATATACCTTAGAAGACTTTGAAGAAGACTTAAAAAAGAAAGGTTATATCAAAGAAGAGAACAATCCCAAAGATGGTCGTGGTCAATTGTCCATTACAGCAAAAACCGAACGAGCAATCCGACAGCAAGCATTAAATCAAATTTTTGGAAAACTCAAACGCAGTGGCTCGGGTAATCATAAGACCAAACACACAGGGCAAGGTGATGAACACAATGGTGAATTTAGAAACTATAACTATGGGGATTCTTTGGAGCGTATCTCTATGACGGAAAGCTTGCGTAATGCTCAAATTAACAATGGTATAGGAGACTTTAAGCTTACAGAAGATGACTTGGTTGTTGAAGAGACAAGTTTCAAAGCTCAAATGAGCACTGTTTTGATGATTGACATCAGCCATAGTATGATTTTGTACGGAGAGGATCGAATTACTCCTGCCAAAAAAGTAGCAATGGCATTAGCTGAATTAATTACGACGCGCTATCCCAAAGATACATTGGATATATTGGTTTTTGGCAATGATGCTTGGTCGATTAGTATCAAGGACTTGCCTTACCTAAAAGTTGGTCCTTACCACACCAATACAGTGGCAGGCTTACAACTAGCAATGGATATGCTGCGTAGAAAACGCAATACCAATAAACAAATTTTCATGATAACCGATGGAAAGCCAAGTTGTATTCGAGAAAAAGATGGCTCTTATTATAAAAATAGCTTTGGTTTAGACAAATACATTGTCAACAAATGTTACAATATGGCTGCTCAAGCTCGAAAACTGCACATTCCAATTACAACATTTATGATTGCGCAAGATCCGCACTTAATGAATTTTGTAGAGCAATTTACCAAATCAAATCAAGGAAAAGCATTTTATACGGGTCTTAAAGGTTTGGGTGAAATGATTTTTACAGATTATGAGCAAAATAGAAAAAAAAGAATTCGATAA
- the truA gene encoding tRNA pseudouridine(38-40) synthase TruA — MTRYFFHIAYNGIHYRGWQRQPNVHSIQEVIENKLAKALRLPSITIIGCGRTDAGVHASQFFFHTDLKHPIRDDLKFVLNKILPPTIAIFDIIPTTPNLHARFSAKERTYDYFIHTHKDPFIDQTSSLYVDYQLNLVAMKQAVDLLTKYKDYAAFCKQPDLHNTTICDVRSATLFQNEERTKLRFRIVANRFLRGQIRIIVQKLLEIGVGKFSLDAFEACLKHKKRPQLIRPALPQGLFLSKIYYPDLDLPNKATYTLPNSSWQEIKI, encoded by the coding sequence TTGACACGTTATTTTTTTCATATAGCCTACAATGGCATCCACTATAGAGGTTGGCAACGCCAACCCAATGTACACTCTATTCAAGAAGTGATAGAAAACAAACTCGCCAAAGCACTTAGGCTTCCTTCTATTACTATTATAGGCTGTGGTCGGACAGATGCAGGCGTTCATGCCAGCCAATTTTTTTTTCATACCGATTTAAAACATCCTATTAGAGACGACCTAAAATTTGTACTAAACAAAATCTTACCCCCTACTATTGCTATCTTTGACATCATTCCCACTACTCCAAACCTGCACGCTCGTTTTAGTGCTAAAGAACGAACCTACGATTACTTCATACACACACACAAAGATCCTTTCATTGACCAAACGAGTTCTTTGTATGTAGATTATCAGCTCAACTTAGTTGCTATGAAACAAGCTGTAGATTTACTTACTAAATACAAGGATTATGCTGCATTCTGTAAACAACCCGACTTGCATAATACTACTATATGTGATGTTCGAAGTGCCACCTTATTTCAAAACGAAGAACGCACCAAGCTTCGCTTTCGAATTGTAGCCAATCGTTTCTTACGAGGTCAAATTCGAATTATTGTGCAAAAGCTACTAGAAATAGGGGTTGGAAAATTTAGCTTAGACGCATTTGAAGCCTGCTTAAAACACAAAAAACGACCACAACTCATTCGACCTGCCCTTCCTCAAGGGCTCTTTCTTTCAAAAATTTATTATCCAGATTTAGATTTACCTAATAAAGCTACCTATACACTGCCCAATAGTAGCTGGCAAGAGATCAAAATATAA
- a CDS encoding YkvA family protein, translating into MKKKKFAKKGRKNAKQNYTTYDDGRKVSKSWFFRVFLRRAYRLLRKPLTIYTLLKQSIIYLERYDSVREFADETKERLVLLTRMIRAYVKGDYQGISKKNVALSLAAILYFLSPIDLIPDFLIAGFLDDLALLTWLYNNLKQELEAFQSWEESKRLIRIPIKVIEEEQK; encoded by the coding sequence ATGAAAAAGAAAAAATTTGCTAAAAAAGGACGTAAAAACGCAAAGCAAAATTATACAACTTACGACGATGGTCGAAAAGTTTCTAAGAGTTGGTTCTTTAGAGTTTTCCTTCGAAGAGCTTATCGACTACTTAGAAAACCATTGACTATTTATACCTTGCTCAAACAATCCATCATTTATCTTGAAAGATACGATTCTGTCCGAGAATTTGCAGATGAGACCAAAGAACGCCTAGTCCTTTTAACAAGAATGATACGGGCATACGTAAAAGGCGATTATCAAGGTATTTCTAAAAAAAATGTAGCGCTTAGTTTAGCCGCTATTCTTTATTTCTTATCGCCTATTGATTTAATTCCAGACTTTCTAATCGCTGGTTTTTTAGATGATTTAGCATTATTGACTTGGTTGTATAATAACCTTAAACAAGAGTTAGAAGCGTTTCAATCTTGGGAAGAATCAAAACGTCTAATTCGCATACCAATAAAAGTAATAGAAGAAGAGCAAAAATAA
- a CDS encoding exonuclease SbcCD subunit D C-terminal domain-containing protein has protein sequence MKLLHTADWHLGQKFFHRNREQEHRAALDWLVQYIIQEGVELLVVAGDIFDTDSPPNYARKLYFNFLKQLVNTCCEDIVIVAGNHDSANMLDASKELFKLLNVHVVGHISDDRAAQIIEIRGKEEGALKAVVGAVPYLRDKDIRKSISGETYEERVENLRQGIQQHYQEIEAALTPYQNLAIPVIVTGHLYAAGGQRDDRPNSIHIGSLDIIKAENFSKDFDYVALGHLHRYQQIDKNRPIWYSGALIPLDFSELNYAQVVRIIEFQNKNILHQQSVKVPLKRKMRTYKGNLAYIKEKLSTLDTNVPLDTWLKIEVETAHYSPDLLSDLEEIIQDKPAEIIILNQRAIQNRSIDSEHYQNLQSLQDMDEIEVFRMCAQQKGQIETEELTELENSFKELLGWMQERDVE, from the coding sequence ATGAAACTACTTCATACTGCCGACTGGCACTTAGGGCAAAAGTTCTTTCATCGCAATCGAGAGCAAGAACACCGAGCTGCACTTGATTGGTTGGTTCAATATATTATACAGGAAGGTGTCGAACTATTGGTTGTTGCTGGAGATATTTTTGATACCGATAGCCCGCCAAACTATGCTCGAAAATTATACTTCAACTTCTTAAAACAATTGGTCAATACTTGTTGTGAAGACATTGTAATTGTTGCAGGAAATCATGATTCTGCTAATATGCTGGATGCTTCTAAAGAGTTGTTCAAATTGCTAAATGTACATGTTGTTGGTCATATTTCGGATGATAGAGCAGCACAAATCATTGAAATTCGGGGCAAAGAAGAAGGAGCACTAAAAGCAGTTGTTGGAGCGGTTCCTTATCTCAGAGACAAAGATATTCGAAAAAGTATTTCAGGTGAAACCTACGAAGAACGAGTCGAAAATCTACGTCAAGGCATTCAGCAACATTATCAAGAAATAGAAGCTGCCTTAACACCTTATCAAAACCTAGCTATTCCTGTTATTGTTACGGGACATTTGTATGCGGCTGGTGGCCAGCGGGATGATCGCCCCAATAGTATCCATATTGGATCTTTGGATATTATCAAAGCTGAAAACTTTTCGAAAGACTTTGATTATGTAGCACTAGGACACTTACACCGCTATCAACAGATTGACAAAAATCGTCCTATTTGGTACTCTGGCGCCTTAATTCCATTAGACTTTAGTGAACTTAATTACGCTCAAGTTGTTCGAATAATAGAGTTTCAAAACAAAAATATTCTTCATCAACAATCGGTCAAAGTGCCACTCAAACGCAAAATGCGTACTTACAAAGGTAATTTAGCCTATATTAAAGAAAAATTATCTACTTTGGATACGAATGTTCCGCTAGATACTTGGTTAAAAATAGAGGTAGAAACGGCGCATTATTCTCCTGACTTGCTAAGTGACTTAGAAGAAATTATCCAAGATAAACCTGCCGAAATTATTATTCTAAATCAACGGGCGATTCAAAACCGCTCCATTGACAGTGAGCATTATCAAAATTTGCAAAGCTTGCAAGACATGGACGAAATCGAGGTTTTTCGGATGTGTGCGCAACAAAAAGGTCAAATAGAAACTGAAGAATTGACAGAATTAGAGAATAGCTTCAAAGAATTATTAGGTTGGATGCAGGAACGAGATGTAGAATAA